From a single Lolium rigidum isolate FL_2022 chromosome 7, APGP_CSIRO_Lrig_0.1, whole genome shotgun sequence genomic region:
- the LOC124669206 gene encoding L-type lectin-domain containing receptor kinase IX.2-like has product MAYSRCHQVPTYLSCYLFLATYTALRAAALSFDYDFTIPRDRQQLKLINASYAGSDRIILTDDASNLTGRAAHPQPVRLWDDRTGKRASFTTTFHFAIHGSSNVSRGDGMTFFIGPFPATIPPPSSDGGLLGLFSNPNTTGDADSLRPPHTLAVEFDTRWNDGWDPKDGKGDHIGIDLNGIRSNRTRNLPPLSLYGALWANITYDGESKVVKVMLRTGEAESAVTYELSATMDLKDDAGLVQDAAVGFSAATGLLSESHQLLAWSFHSTDPSHAETKMWVIFLSVAAILLAGLVGTLVYITVMHRRRRCLDQKVLPVTRKFSYSELVAATDNFSMDRKVGNGCFGDVYRGGLPDLGEVAVKMMRQPTSNRNRKNRVRERQEIERNRKNYVHEIETLCQLRHKNLLRLIGWCDDGGRLLLVYELQPNGSVSDHLHGGKTPLTWPQRYGILLGIASAVEYLHTGAYDSATRYVLHRDIKPSNVMLGEGFQAKLGDFGLVRQVTRHGGGGGTPRTTVIGSMDYMDPKYMETGALNPASDIYSFGVLLLEVVTGAKPSVPRGTLPGCGDQNSLVGAVRECHGRNAILGMADERLREEFEQWQWQIERVMVTGLMCVRPEREDRPSIKDIISLLSKLEPLPTPTTT; this is encoded by the exons ATGGCGTATTCAAGGTGCCATCAAGTACCGACGTACCTCAGCTGCTACCTGTTCCTTGCCACCTACACGGCTCTCCGCGCCGCCGCGCTATCCTTTGACTACGACTTCACCATCCCTCGGGACCGCCAACAGCTCAAACTCATCAACGCCTCCTACGCCGGCAGCGACCGGATCATCCTCACCGACGACGCCTCTAACCTCACCGGCCGCGCCGCTCACCCGCAGCCCGTGCGCCTGTGGGACGACCGCACCGGCAAGAGGGCCAGCTTCACCACCACCTTCCACTTCGCCATCCATGGCAGCAGCAACGTCTCACGGGGGGACGGCATGACCTTCTTCATCGGACCGTTCCCGGCGACGATCCCACCGCCGAGCTCCGACGGTGGCCTCCTCGGGCTCTTCAGCAACCCCAACACCACCGGCGACGCCGACTCCCTACGGCCGCCTCACACCCTCGCCGTGGAGTTCGACACGCGCTGGAACGACGGCTGGGACCCCAAAGATGGCAAGGGCGACCACATCGGCATCGACCTGAACGGCATCAGGTCTAACCGGACCAGAAACCTGCCACCGTTGAGCCTCTACGGCGCCTTGTGGGCGAACATCACTTACGACGGTGAGTCGAAGGTGGTGAAGGTGATGCTGCGAACCGGCGAGGCAGAATCGGCAGTTACATACGAACTCAGTGCGACGATGGATCTCAAGGACGACGCTGGTCTGGTGCAGGACGCGGCCGTCGGGTTCTCGGCTGCCACCGGGCTCCTCAGCGAGTCGCATCAGCTGCTCGCTTGGTCCTTCCACTCAACAG ATCCATCTCATGCTGAGACAAAAATGTGGGTGATATTCCTATCTGTCGCTGCAATTTTGTTAGCCGGTTTAGTCGGTACTCTTGTCTATATTACTGTTATGCATAGACGAAGACGGTGCTTGGATCAAAAGGTTTTGCCAG TTACAAGGAAATTCTCGTACTCCGAGCTGGTAGCCGCGACCGATAACTTCTCCATGGATCGGAAGGTCGGCAATGGCTGCTTCGGCGACGTGTACAGAGGTGGGCTGCCGGACCTGGGAGAGGTGGCGGTGAAGATGATGCGGCAGCCCACGTCGAACAGGAACCGGAAGAACCGGGTGCGGGAGAGGCAGGAGATCGAGAGGAACCGGAAGAACTACGTGCACGAGATCGAGACCCTGTGCCAGCTCCGCCACAAGAACCTGCTCAGGCTCATCGGCTGGTGCGACGACGGCGGCAGGCTGCTGCTCGTGTACGAGCTCCAGCCCAACGGCAGCGTCAGCGACCACCTCCACGGCGGCAAGACGCCGCTGACGTGGCCCCAGAGGTACGGTATCCTCCTCggcatcgcctccgccgtcgagtACCTCCACACCGGCGCCTACGACTCAGCCACGCGCTACGTGCTGCACCGCGACATCAAGCCCAGCAACGTGATGCTCGGCGAGGGCTTCCAGGCCAAGCTCGGCGACTTCGGGCTCGTGCGCCAGGTCACCCgccacggaggcggcggcggaacgcctcGGACCACCGTGATCGGGAGCATGGACTACATGGACCCCAAGTACATGGAGACCGGCGCCCTGAACCCGGCCTCCGACATATACAGCTTCGGGGTGCTGCTGCTGGAGGTGGTCACCGGAGCAAAGCCTTCGGTGCCACGGGGAACTCTGCCGGGGTGCGGAGACCAGAACAGCCTCGTCGGCGCCGTCAGGGAGTGTCACGGCAGGAACGCGATCCTTGGGATGGCGGATGAACGGCTGAGAGAGGAGTTCGAGCAGTGGCAATGGCAGATAGAGCGTGTCATGGTCACCGGGCTCATGTGTGTCCGGCCGGAGCGTGAGGATCGGCCGTCTATCAAAGATATCATCAGCCTGCTGTCCAAGCTCGAGCCATTACCCACGCCCACTACTACCTGA